From the Paramormyrops kingsleyae isolate MSU_618 chromosome 7, PKINGS_0.4, whole genome shotgun sequence genome, one window contains:
- the LOC140592004 gene encoding uncharacterized protein has translation MLSRNRFNGQDGTGIIQHKRAKKKDLAKKRMQNPKVAQGLRSKIQKFLQGAGEHSSHDSCHSTVEIEKDMFVCGIKRVSSTGGFSCQHVPNDQGHTGTSSTSSARKIEQNKKGSIKIPCNGPRHDDMILNEIGSILNEKDRRGALGQGKDLAGGSSFTPSNSTSEAELDRKQEEPGSSDIVEHILKELRGINKIQAEISDLRQYLTSVRGSVDEVSCCVDAVLTEIESIRSGATAGPFHPERPRSHCGSLSKDCTAPVAPWRMPSGPRSEYYTYRKNDTLSSTQKSPMRRTGSSFQASPMYSSCSQLSVSNSYGQGDQGTLVQSSRVSCSVEKKDSLGYLEQQHGQECPSTSSLSSGNSSKSNSSEPVGQGVVCSHHHPEYKSWAASGMPHSLSGEAVWSEEGVYSQQNSIDEGERSEEPDLWDQYGGGDTSSTPGQSSLSSSEHLSLLFGRHYNSPSTSPSLADWRAPEHRLKDPEAALHHQMHNPNLECKGPASYLYSRSSGHHTMEAYADETASGPSRSLSHNSTIILTDCDDYCQHCELCPLADTQDTGSTESVERDWADQVYPSYDAEAPGEEGYFCLNSAHSGLGSETSELPNVGFNVKTIGKAVLTFQSALKGALRKLEGTSSPGPDNVSAADFLSSFDGQPSSEVQWACSQSDKEGGDTVVSGYLSFEPPFEQHRDGPLISEGDMSQMENQEGPEIFTGQSELQSSQHTSHSLCTVGELLPAEIQAITDEPQLVKELPSVDDCLRLSAQANDLSQQEARRLHCLNTFQQVLKEKRQVRQNLSRIVERPKSALSEEFNPETSREDDQVTLET, from the exons ATGCTCTCCAGAAATCGCTTCAACGGGCAAGATGGGACAGGCATCATTCAACACAAGAGGGCTAAGAAGAAGGACTTGGCTAAAAAAAGGATGCAGAACCCAAAGGTGGCCCAGGGTCTTAGGAGCAAGATCCAAAAGTTCCTTCAGGGGGCTGGGGAACACTCATCCCATGACTCCTGTCACTCCACTGTGGAGATTGAGAAGGACATGTTTGTCTGTGGCATAAAGAGAGTTTCCTCAACTGGTGGATTTTCATGCCAACATGTCCCAAATGATCAGGGTCACACGGGCACCTCCAGCACATCCTCAGCGAGGAAAATAGAACAGAACAAGAAGGGCAGCATTAAGATCCCCTGCAATGGACCCCGACATGATGACATGATTTTGAACGAGATTGGCTCTATTCTGAATGAGAAGGACAGACGAGGAGCCCTGGGACAGGGGAAAGACCTTGCTGGAGGATCATCATTCACCCCCTCAAATAGCACCAGTGAGGCAGAACTtgacaggaagcaggaagagCCTGGATCCAGTGACATTGTCGAGCATATTCTGAAGGAGCTACGGGGCATAAATAAGATTCAGGCTGAAATTTCGGACTTGAGGCAGTATCTCACCTCTGTGCGGGGCTCTGTGGATGAGGTTTCTTGCTGTGTGGATGCAGTGCTGACTGAGATCGAGTCTATTCGTTCAGGGGCCACGGCTGGGCCTTTTCACCCTGAGAGGCCCAGAAGCCACTGTGGGAGCCTCAGCAAGGACTGTACTGCACCGGTGGCCCCCTGGAGAATGCCTAGCGGTCCACGCTCAGAGTATTACACGTATCGCAAAAATGACACATTGTCATCAACTCAGAAAAGTCCCATGAGACGAACTGGCTCCTCATTTCAGGCATCACCCATGTACTCCTCCTGTAGCCAGTTGTCTGTTTCCAATTCTTACGGCCAAGGGGATCAGGGCACATTGGTGCAGAGCTCTCGTGTATCTTGCTCAGTAGAAAAAAAGGATAGTCTTGGATACTTGGAACAACAGCATGGCCAGGAATGCCCCAGTACAAGCTCACTGTCTTCAGGTAACAGCTCAAAGTCGAACAGTTCTGAACCTGTAGGGCAAGGCGTAGTGTGTTCCCATCATCATCCGGAATATAAAAGCTGGGCTGCCTCAGGAATGCCGCACAGTCTGAGTGGTGAGGCAGTTTGGAGTGAGGAGGGTGTCTATTCTCAGCAGAATAGCATAGATGAAGGGGAACGTTCTGAAGAGCCAGATCTTTGGGACCAGTATGGTGGAGGGGATACCAGCAGCACCCCAGGACAGTCCTCGCTGAGTAGCTCAGAGCACCTCTCCCTGCTTTTTGGCCGCCATTACAACTCCCCATCGACGTCACCCAGCCTGGCTGATTGGAGGGCTCCAGAGCATCGCCTGAAGGACCCAGAGGCAGCTCTTCATCATCAAATGCACAATCCCAACCTGGAATGCAAAGGCCCAGCCAGTTATCTGTACTCACGAAGCTCTGGACACCACACCATGGAAGCCTACGCAGATGAGACAGCTAGTGGACCTTCTAGGAGCCTGAGCCACAATTCCACCATTATCCTCACCGACTGTGATGACTACTGCCAGCACTGTGAGCTCTGCCCTCTAGCAGACACTCAAGATACAGGATCAACAGAAAGTGTGGAGAGAGACTGGGCTGACCAGGTATACCCCAGCTATGATGCAGAAGCACCTGGTGAGGAAGGCTATTTCTGTTTAAACTCTGCTCACTCTGGTCTTGGGTCAGAAACCTCTGAGCTCCCCAATGTGGGCTTCAACGTGAAAACCATTGGCAAAGCTGTGCTAACCTTTCAATCTGCTCTAAAAGGGGCTTTAAGAAAACTTGAGGGAACTAGCTCCCCCGGCCCGGACAACGTAAGTGCAGCGGACTTTCTTTCGAGTTTTGACGGACAGCCATCTTCTGAAGTACAGTGGGcatgcagccaatcagataagGAGGGGGGCGACACTGTAGTGTCAGGTTACCTCTCTTTTGAACCTCCATTTGAGCAGCATAGAGATGGTCCTCTTATTTCAGAAGGTGATATGTCCCAAATGGAGAACCAGGAAGGCCCTGAAATTTTTACTGGGCAGTCAGAGCTCCAGTCTTCTCAACATACATCCCACTCTCTCTGCACTGTTGGTGAGCTACTTCCAGCAGAGATCCAGGCTATTACTGATGAGCCTCAGCTGGTGAAGGAGCTCCCCAGTGTGGATGATTGTTTGCGGCTCAGTGCCCAAGCAAATGACCTTAGCCAGCAAGAAGCACGTCGTCTCCATTGTCTAAACACCTTCCAGCAAGTCCTAAAGGAGAAGAGACAGGTCCGTCAGAACTTATCCAGGATTGTGGAGCGACCAAAGTCTGCTCTGTCTGAGGAGTTCAACCCAG AGACGAGTAGAGAAGATGACCAGGTTACTCTTGAAACTTAA